Below is a window of Rhodopseudomonas sp. P2A-2r DNA.
ATGACAATATCGTCGGGAATGGCAGCGCCGCCGCGCGAACCTCGTATGCGCTCGGTGGTCCGGCTGGTGATGGTCAACTGGGCGCTGGGCATGGCCGCCGGCGTGTTGTGCGCGACCCTGATCCTGGCCATCGACCTCGCCGGCCTGCGCGCGCTGCTGCTGCGCGCCGACGACCGCTGGATCGGGCTGCTGCTGCTCTATGGCAGCTTCGCCTTCAGCTTCGGCGGGTTGGTGGCGGCTACTGCGGTCATGACGATTTCGGACCGGTCGCCGTCGCGCTGACGGCGCGGTTCGCGCCAATGCGTGTCTGCCCTGTCGTCAATGCGTCGCCCTGCGATCGCCGGAAAATCGGGCGACGGTTTCCGACGGAAGCCTGCGGCTGGGCCACGCCGAAATTGGTAGTGTCTCAGTTTGAAAATAATCCGTCTTGACGCTCGGTTTCGCCGCTCCCGCCACCGTGTTATGCTTAGCGGAAAGCAGAAGGGAACCCGAGTACATGTTTACGGTCGAGATCTACGCACCCGGAGAAATCGTGTCGGCAAGACACCCGCTTGAGGCGACCAACCTGCGTGACGCCAAGCTGGAGATGTATTCTTGGCTGGCGCTCATCGGGACAGCCGAGAATGCGACCAATTACCGGCTGCTAAATGGAGACGATATTCTGATCGATAAATCGTTAGCGGAGCCGTTTTGATGCCCCGAGGTCCTAAAGGCGAAAAGCGCCCCGCCGACGCAATCGGCAACGCCATCATGATTGCCCGGATAGCCACCGGGGAGATCAACGAAACGGCAACCACCGACGACGGGAAGAACGCCGCCGCCGTGGCGCTGGGGCGCATGGGCGGCAAGGCGCGGGCCGCCGGGATGACGGCGGAGAAACGTTCAGATATTGCGAAGAAAGCGGCTGCGAAGCGTTGGAGCAAGACTAGCTGATTTTAATATTTAGTGTCGCACAGATTTGCTCACGCCCGTCCACGTTGACTCGCAACTCGGCGATACCAGACTCCGTTATCGGAAGAGGGGCCGCGACTCCCTTAAAAATTATGCCTACGAGCGGCAAATTATTTGAAAAAGAGTCCTTGAATGCCTTTTCAATTGCCTCCGTCCCTAAAGAGCTAAGCTTGAGCGCTTCCTGACCGGGAATTACTACTTCGGCTGCCACTTGACGCGGAACGGCGCCGTTGGCCTCAAGATTCAAGCGGATGTAAAATCCCATCTTTGGGAACAGAAGTTTCCCCGCCTCTGCAGTCGCAGCGGGTGCAGTGCGATGAAATCTGGAGCTTCTGCTACGCCAAGAACAAGAACGTGAAGGGTGCCAAGGCTGCCCCGGACGGTGCCGGCGATCTCTGGACCTGGACCGCATTGGATGCCGATAGCAAGCTCATGATCTCATGGACGGTTGGCAACCGGGACGCGGACTCGGCGTTCGAATTGATGGAAGATCTGCGGGACCGCGTTAAGACCCGCATGCAGCTCACCACGGATGGGTGGCGCTCCTACATCGATGCCGTTGGGCAGACGTTCGGCCCCTATATCGACTATGCCCAGCTTGTGAAGATTTACGGCCCCTCGCACGGGAAGGGCGATGAACGCCGCTACAGCCCCGCCGAGTGCGTTGGCGCAAAGAAGGTGCCGATGGAAGGCGCCCCCGACTTGAAGCATGTCAGGCCACTGCCATTTTCAAACTAGGCCACTGAGGCCGGAAACAGGCCAGTACCGAAATTATTTCGAGAACATATTGCGAACAGAGAACGAATGGGGTACATTGGTTCCAACAGATCAGAAGATGCTGCACGTTTGTCCCATCAGCGAATCCCGTCCATAAGGAGCTAGATCATGGCCTCGACCCCGACCGCCCTGCGTATCGTTGAAGGATCCTCGATGGACAAGACCAAGGCCCTGTCGGCCGCGCTCTCGCAGATCGAGCGCCAGTTCGGCAAGGGCTCGGTAATGAAGCTCGGCAAGAACGATCGCTCGATGGATATCGAGACGATCTCGTCGGGCTCGCTGGGACTGGACATCGCCCTCGGCGTCGGCGGCCTGCCGCGCGGCCGGGTGGTGGAAATCTACGGGCCGGAATCCTCGGGCAAGACCACGCTGGCGCTGCACACGGTGGCCGAAGGCCAGAAGAAGGGCGGCATCTGCGCCTTCATCGACGCCGAACACGCGCTCGACCCGGTCTATGCCCGCAAGCTCGGCGTCAACATCGACGAACTCCTGATCTCGCAGCCGGATACCGGCGAGCAAGCGCTGGAGATCTGCGACACCCTGGTGCGCTCCGGCGCCGTCGACGTGCTGGTGATCGATTCGGTGGCGGCGCTGGTGCCGCGCGCCGAGCTCGAAGGCGAGATGGGCGACGCATTGCCCGGCCTGCAGGCCCGTCTGATGAGCCAGGCGCTGCGCAAGCTGACCGCCTCCATCAACAAGTCCAACACGATGGTCATCTTCATCAACCAGATCCGCATGAAGATCGGCGTGATGTACGGCTCGCCGGAAACCACCACCGGCGGCAACGCGCTGAAATTCTACGCCTCGGTCCGCCTCGATATCCGCCGCATCGGCGCCATCAAGGAGCGCGACGAGGTGGTGGGCAACCAGACCCGCGTCAAGGTCGTCAAGAACAAGCTGGCGCCGCCGTTCAAGCAGGTCGAATTCGACATCATGTATGGCGAGGGCGTCTCCAAGATGGGCGAGATCCTCGATCTCGGCGTCAAGGCCGGGATCGTCGAGAAGTCCGGCGCCTGGTTCTCCTATGACAGCCAGCGGCTCGGTCAGGGCCGCGAAAACTCAAAAGCCTTCCTCAAGGCCAATCCGGAAATGACCGCCAAGATCGAAGCCTCGATCCGGCAGAATTCCGGCCTGATCGCCGAGCAGATCCTGGCCGGCTCGCCGGAGCGCGACGCCGAAGGCGAAGAGCCGGCGGACGAGTGAGGTTTGGCAAGGCGCGATTGACGCCAACGTCCGTTCGCTGGTGATGAATGCGAAAGCCTCGGCCGTATAATCGGCCGAGGCTTTTTGCATTTGTCTGTCTGATTTGATTCCGTGTCCCGGACGCGGTGCAGCGTGAGAAAGGCGCAGCCTCGCCGAAACGCTGCTCCGCAGGTCCGGGAGCCATTTCAAAGAAGAATGAGCATTGGCCCCGGATCAGTAGCGCACCACTCTGCCCAACGATGCTTCGCATCGTCAGGCAGCGCGTTGCGCAGCATCCCGGGCACGCGTGAGTGCCCCGACTACTCCGCCGCCTCGGCGTAGTCTTCCGTGGGCGGGCACGAGCACACCAGGTTGCGGTCGCCATAGACGTTGTCGACGCGGCCCACCGGGCACCAGTACTTGTCGGTCCGCGCGGAGCCTGCCGGGAAGCAGCCTTCCGCCCGCGTATAGGCGCGCGCCCAGTCGTCGGCAGCGATGTCGTGCACGGTGTGCGGAGCATGACGCAGCGGCGAGGCCTCCACCTTGCAGCGGCCTGACTCGATCTCGGAGATCTCCTGGCGGATGGCGATCATGGCGTCGCAGAAGCGGTCGATCTCGCTCTTGGATTCCGACTCTGTCGGCTCGATCATCAGCGTTCCGACCACTGGAAAACTCATCGTTGGGGCATGGAAGCCATAGTCGATCAGCCGTTTGGCGATGTCGTCGACGGTGACGCCGGCCGACGTCTTCACCGCGCGGGGATCGACGATGCATTCATGGGCGACGCGACCGCGGGCATTCTTGTACAGCACCGGAAAATGCGGATCGAGCCGTGCTGCGATGTAGTTGGCATTGAGGATGGCGATTTCGGTGGCGCGGGTGAGGCCCGCACCGCCCATCATCGCGATGTAGATATAGGAGATGGTCAGGATCGACGCCGAGCCATAGGGCGCCGCCGACACCGGTCCCACGGCGGCGTGGCCGTCCGCCGCGGGATGGCCGGGCAGGAACGAGGCGAGATGCGCGCGCACGCCGATCGGTCCCATGCCCGGGCCGCCGCCGCCATGGGGAATGCAGAAGGTCTTGTGCAGGTTGAGATGGCTGACATCGGCGCCGTAGTCGCCCGGCCGCGACAGCCCGACCTGGGCATTCATGTTGGCGCCGTCGAGATAGACCTGGCCGCCATGGCCATGGACGATGTCGCAGATCTCGCGGATGTGCTCCTCGAATACGCCATGGGTGGAGGGATAGGTGATCATGATCGCGGCAAGATTCGCCGCATGCTTCTCGGCCTTGACGCGCAGATCCGCGACGTCAACGTCGCCGCGCTTGTCGCAGGCGACCACCACCACCTCCATGCCGGCCATGCTGGCCGAGGCCGGATTGGTGCCGTGCGCGGAGGAGGGGATCAGGCAGATGGTGCGGTGGCTGTCGCCGCGCGCGGCGTGATAGCCGCGGATCGCCAGCAGCCCGGCATATTCGCCCTGGGCGCCGGAGTTCGGCTGCAGCGATACTGCGTCATAGCCGGTGATGGCGCACAGCCATTTCTGCAGCGTTGCGAACAGCCGATGATAGCCGGCCGCCTGGTCGTCGGGGACCAACGGATGCAGGCTGGCAAAGCCCGGCCAGGTCAGCGGGATCATCTCGGTGGTGGCATTGAGCTTCATAGTGCAGGAGCCCAGCGGGATCATGGCGCGGTCGAGCGCCAGATCGCGGTCGCTGAGTTTTCGCATGTAGCGCAGCAGTTCGGTTTCCGAACGATGGGCGTGGAATACCGGATGGGTGAGGAACGGGCTGGTCCGTTTCAAAGGCGCCGGCAGCGCGTCGCGCACGCCTGCGGCAACCTCCGCATAGACAAGCGCGCCGCCGAAAGCGCGCCACAGCGCTTCCACCAAAGCGTCGGTGGTGGTCTCGTCGAGCGCGATGCCGAGTGTCCGGTCGCCGATTCGCAGATTGATCTTCTCGTCCAGCGCGCGGGCGACGATGCTGTCCTGCTTGTCACCGACGTTCACCGTGATGGTATCGAAGAACGTGTCGCTGTCCGGGGTGAAGCCGAGCTTCTTCAGGCCGGCCGCAAGCACTGCGGTCCGGCGATGCGTGGTGCGCGCGATAAGCGTGAGCCCTTCCGGTCCGTGATAGACTGCGTACATCGAGGCGATCACCGCCAGCAGCACCTGTGCGGTGCAGATGTTCGAGGTCGCCTTCTCGCGGCGGATGTGTTGCTCGCGCGTCTGCAGCGCGAGTCGATAGGCGGGCTCGCCGCGCGAATCGATCGACAGGCCAACCAGGCGACCGGGCATCAGGCGCTTCAGCGCGTCGCGCACCGCCATATAGGCGGCGTGCGGCCCGCCATAGCCCATCGGCACGCCGAAACGCTGCGCCGAACCGATTGCGATGTCGGCGCCGAGTTCGCCCGGCGAGGCCAGCAAGGTCAGCGCCAGCAGGTCGGCAGCGACGATGGCCAGCGCGCCCTTGGCACGCAGCG
It encodes the following:
- a CDS encoding RNA-binding protein; amino-acid sequence: MIARIATGEINETATTDDGKNAAAVALGRMGGKARAAGMTAEKRSDIAKKAAAKRWSKTS
- the recA gene encoding recombinase RecA, with the protein product MASTPTALRIVEGSSMDKTKALSAALSQIERQFGKGSVMKLGKNDRSMDIETISSGSLGLDIALGVGGLPRGRVVEIYGPESSGKTTLALHTVAEGQKKGGICAFIDAEHALDPVYARKLGVNIDELLISQPDTGEQALEICDTLVRSGAVDVLVIDSVAALVPRAELEGEMGDALPGLQARLMSQALRKLTASINKSNTMVIFINQIRMKIGVMYGSPETTTGGNALKFYASVRLDIRRIGAIKERDEVVGNQTRVKVVKNKLAPPFKQVEFDIMYGEGVSKMGEILDLGVKAGIVEKSGAWFSYDSQRLGQGRENSKAFLKANPEMTAKIEASIRQNSGLIAEQILAGSPERDAEGEEPADE
- the gcvP gene encoding aminomethyl-transferring glycine dehydrogenase; this translates as MTPPSKASADIATDFARRHVGPSPSDIDAMLATVGATSLTALMDETLPASIRQKAPLDLGTPLSETEALAHMTELAAQNKVFTSLIGQGYSGTILPTVIQRNILENPAWYTAYTPYQPEISQGRLEALFNFQTMICDLTGLDVANASLLDEATAAAEAMALAERSSSVSTKTFFVDHEVHPQTLAVLRTRAEPLGWTLQVGDPLTDLEKAEVFGGLLQYPGTSGVVRDLRGAVTALRAKGALAIVAADLLALTLLASPGELGADIAIGSAQRFGVPMGYGGPHAAYMAVRDALKRLMPGRLVGLSIDSRGEPAYRLALQTREQHIRREKATSNICTAQVLLAVIASMYAVYHGPEGLTLIARTTHRRTAVLAAGLKKLGFTPDSDTFFDTITVNVGDKQDSIVARALDEKINLRIGDRTLGIALDETTTDALVEALWRAFGGALVYAEVAAGVRDALPAPLKRTSPFLTHPVFHAHRSETELLRYMRKLSDRDLALDRAMIPLGSCTMKLNATTEMIPLTWPGFASLHPLVPDDQAAGYHRLFATLQKWLCAITGYDAVSLQPNSGAQGEYAGLLAIRGYHAARGDSHRTICLIPSSAHGTNPASASMAGMEVVVVACDKRGDVDVADLRVKAEKHAANLAAIMITYPSTHGVFEEHIREICDIVHGHGGQVYLDGANMNAQVGLSRPGDYGADVSHLNLHKTFCIPHGGGGPGMGPIGVRAHLASFLPGHPAADGHAAVGPVSAAPYGSASILTISYIYIAMMGGAGLTRATEIAILNANYIAARLDPHFPVLYKNARGRVAHECIVDPRAVKTSAGVTVDDIAKRLIDYGFHAPTMSFPVVGTLMIEPTESESKSEIDRFCDAMIAIRQEISEIESGRCKVEASPLRHAPHTVHDIAADDWARAYTRAEGCFPAGSARTDKYWCPVGRVDNVYGDRNLVCSCPPTEDYAEAAE